The Taeniopygia guttata chromosome 4A, bTaeGut7.mat, whole genome shotgun sequence genome has a segment encoding these proteins:
- the LOC105759153 gene encoding regulator of cell cycle RGCC isoform X1, which yields MAEELSELLREFEEVMEDFARGPASQYQQHLEELKRKAGQRVYDSGIDELESASTSPGSSLNSSEEHLNSPADTYPTKAKLGDTQELEEFIADLDKALEGALRDRLEAERTWLKKHSPPCRL from the exons ATGGCCGAGGAGCTCAGTGAGCTGCTGAGGGAGTTCGAGGAGGTCATGGAGGACTTCGCCCGGGGCCCTGCGAGTCAGtaccagcagcacctggaggagCTGAAGAGGAAAGCGGGACAGAGGGTGTATGACAGCGGCATCGATGAGCTGGAGA GTGCCAGCACGTCCCCGGGAAGCAGCCTCAACTCCAGTGAGGAGCACCTCAACAGCCCAGCTGACACTTATCCCACCAAAG CAAAGCTTGGAGACacgcaggagctggaggagttCATCGCAGACCTGGATAAAGCCTTGGAGG GGGCCCTGCGTGACAGGCTGGAGGCAGAGAGAACCTGGTTAAAGAAACATTCCCCCCCATGCAGACTGT AG
- the ARHGAP36 gene encoding rho GTPase-activating protein 36 isoform X2 — MQPVALQSLSELERAILQELALFQLQERLPVGHLSLDTDGSKGIKSIRQKLESFSKERKDCCPHTFGVPLPQVIANDRACRQLQEAVGRSRRLCLEVEATVTRFRAQRQKRLAMGTSCIRAPDGAFPEEPLSPSLLDKSSWSQRRGAMSVDSITDLSDNTSELLEALQLSHAHELDSRRSRGKKRPLSLNPITWQVPRIVDRCCTHLETHGLQTVGIFRVGSSKKRVQQLREEFDRGLDVFLDEHQSVHDVAALLKEFLRDMPNSLIPRELYGAFLSTATLEGPAQLDTLQLLLFLLPPCHSDTLLRLLRFLARVARHAESSWDPQGHEIPGNKMTVSNLATVFGPNILQKEKPGEKDASALNFEDSAAIILVLQRLIEHHHSLFMVSPEMQCDILRRLFQTDPDVIEYLLRRKFPDFPRGSSGHGGRSPEREGGGEDLALSARPGWTHSLERGSVSSELYSNVSFLNLDVGI, encoded by the exons atgcAGCCCgtggccctgcagagcctgtcCGAGCTGGAGAGGGCCATTCTGCAGGAGCTGGCGCTGttccagctgcaggagaggctgcCCGTGGGGCACCTCAGTCTGGACACAG ATGGCTCCAAAGGCATTAAATCCATCCGGCAGAAGCTGGAGAGCTTCTCGAAGGAGAGGAAAG ACTGCTGTCCCCACACCTTCGGGGTCCCGCTGCCCCAGGTCATCGCCAACGACCGCGCCTGCCGCCAGCTGCAGGAGGCCGTGGGCAGGAGCCGGCGCCTCTGCCTGGAGGTGGAGGCCACGGTGACGAGGTTCCGTGCTCAGAGGCAGAAGAGGTTGGCAATGGGCACCAGCTGTATCCGGGCTCCCGACGGGGCCTTCCCAGAGGAGCCGCTTTCCCCATCTCTTCTGGACAAGAGCTCCTGGAGCCAGCGGAGG GGGGCCATGTCTGTGGATTCCATCACGGATCTGAGTGACAACACGTCCGAGCTGCTGGAggccctgcagctctcccacGCCCACGAGCTGGACTCTCGCAGGAGCCGGGGCAAGAAGAGGCCACTGAGCCTGAACCCCATCACCTGGCAGGTGCCACGGATCGTGGACAGGTGCTGCACACACCTTGAGACACACG GGCTCCAAACTGTTGGCATCTTCCGTGTTGGGAGCTCCAAGAAAAGAGTCCAGCAG CTGAGGGAGGAGTTTGACCGAGGGCTGGATGTTTTCTTGGATGAACATCAAAGTGTTCATGATGTGGCTGCCCTGCTCAAAGAATTTCTCCGGGATATGCCCAATTCCCTGATTCCCAGAGAGCTCTATGGAGCtttcctcagcacagcca ccctggaggggccagcccagctggacacgctgcagctgctgctgttcctgctgccccCGTGCCACAGTGACACCCTGCTCCGGCTCCTGCGCTTCCTGGCACGGGTGGCCCGGCACGCTGAGAGCTCCTGGGACCCCCAGGGCCACGAG ATCCCTGGGAATAAAATGACAGTGTCAAACCTGGCTACAGTCTTTGGTCCCAACATCCTGCAGAAGGAGAAGCCTGGAGAGAAAGATGCCAGTGCCCTGAACTTTGAGGACAGTGCTGCCATAATCCTGGTGCTCCAGAGGCTGATCGAGCACCACCACTCCCTGTTCATG GTGTCTCCGGAGATGCAGTGTGACATCCTGAGGAGGCTGTTCCAGACAGACCCCGATGTCATCGAGTACCTGCTGCGCAGGAAGTTCCCTGACTTCCCAAGGGGCTCCTCAGGGCACGGGGGCAG GAGCCCAGAGCGTGAGGGTGGCGGGGAGGACCTCGCTCTGTCCGCACGGCCCGGCTGGACACACAGCCTGGAGCGAGGCTCggtctcctcagagctgtaCAGCAACGTCTCCTTCCTCAACCTGGATGTTGGCATCTAG
- the LOC105759153 gene encoding regulator of cell cycle RGCC isoform X2: MAEELSELLREFEEVMEDFARGPASQYQQHLEELKRKAGQRVYDSGIDELESASTSPGSSLNSSEEHLNSPADTYPTKAKLGDTQELEEFIADLDKALEEM, translated from the exons ATGGCCGAGGAGCTCAGTGAGCTGCTGAGGGAGTTCGAGGAGGTCATGGAGGACTTCGCCCGGGGCCCTGCGAGTCAGtaccagcagcacctggaggagCTGAAGAGGAAAGCGGGACAGAGGGTGTATGACAGCGGCATCGATGAGCTGGAGA GTGCCAGCACGTCCCCGGGAAGCAGCCTCAACTCCAGTGAGGAGCACCTCAACAGCCCAGCTGACACTTATCCCACCAAAG CAAAGCTTGGAGACacgcaggagctggaggagttCATCGCAGACCTGGATAAAGCCTTGGAGG AGatgtga
- the ARHGAP36 gene encoding rho GTPase-activating protein 36 isoform X1, translating to MWPWALLECGASPAQRCVFQRTFGSPPVPGPSPGMQPVALQSLSELERAILQELALFQLQERLPVGHLSLDTDGSKGIKSIRQKLESFSKERKDCCPHTFGVPLPQVIANDRACRQLQEAVGRSRRLCLEVEATVTRFRAQRQKRLAMGTSCIRAPDGAFPEEPLSPSLLDKSSWSQRRGAMSVDSITDLSDNTSELLEALQLSHAHELDSRRSRGKKRPLSLNPITWQVPRIVDRCCTHLETHGLQTVGIFRVGSSKKRVQQLREEFDRGLDVFLDEHQSVHDVAALLKEFLRDMPNSLIPRELYGAFLSTATLEGPAQLDTLQLLLFLLPPCHSDTLLRLLRFLARVARHAESSWDPQGHEIPGNKMTVSNLATVFGPNILQKEKPGEKDASALNFEDSAAIILVLQRLIEHHHSLFMVSPEMQCDILRRLFQTDPDVIEYLLRRKFPDFPRGSSGHGGRSPEREGGGEDLALSARPGWTHSLERGSVSSELYSNVSFLNLDVGI from the exons ATGTGGCCGTGGGCTCTGCTGGAGTGTGGAGCTTCACCTGCGCAAAG GTGTGTTTTCCAGAGGACCTTTGGCTCgccccctgtgccaggccccagccctgggatgcAGCCCgtggccctgcagagcctgtcCGAGCTGGAGAGGGCCATTCTGCAGGAGCTGGCGCTGttccagctgcaggagaggctgcCCGTGGGGCACCTCAGTCTGGACACAG ATGGCTCCAAAGGCATTAAATCCATCCGGCAGAAGCTGGAGAGCTTCTCGAAGGAGAGGAAAG ACTGCTGTCCCCACACCTTCGGGGTCCCGCTGCCCCAGGTCATCGCCAACGACCGCGCCTGCCGCCAGCTGCAGGAGGCCGTGGGCAGGAGCCGGCGCCTCTGCCTGGAGGTGGAGGCCACGGTGACGAGGTTCCGTGCTCAGAGGCAGAAGAGGTTGGCAATGGGCACCAGCTGTATCCGGGCTCCCGACGGGGCCTTCCCAGAGGAGCCGCTTTCCCCATCTCTTCTGGACAAGAGCTCCTGGAGCCAGCGGAGG GGGGCCATGTCTGTGGATTCCATCACGGATCTGAGTGACAACACGTCCGAGCTGCTGGAggccctgcagctctcccacGCCCACGAGCTGGACTCTCGCAGGAGCCGGGGCAAGAAGAGGCCACTGAGCCTGAACCCCATCACCTGGCAGGTGCCACGGATCGTGGACAGGTGCTGCACACACCTTGAGACACACG GGCTCCAAACTGTTGGCATCTTCCGTGTTGGGAGCTCCAAGAAAAGAGTCCAGCAG CTGAGGGAGGAGTTTGACCGAGGGCTGGATGTTTTCTTGGATGAACATCAAAGTGTTCATGATGTGGCTGCCCTGCTCAAAGAATTTCTCCGGGATATGCCCAATTCCCTGATTCCCAGAGAGCTCTATGGAGCtttcctcagcacagcca ccctggaggggccagcccagctggacacgctgcagctgctgctgttcctgctgccccCGTGCCACAGTGACACCCTGCTCCGGCTCCTGCGCTTCCTGGCACGGGTGGCCCGGCACGCTGAGAGCTCCTGGGACCCCCAGGGCCACGAG ATCCCTGGGAATAAAATGACAGTGTCAAACCTGGCTACAGTCTTTGGTCCCAACATCCTGCAGAAGGAGAAGCCTGGAGAGAAAGATGCCAGTGCCCTGAACTTTGAGGACAGTGCTGCCATAATCCTGGTGCTCCAGAGGCTGATCGAGCACCACCACTCCCTGTTCATG GTGTCTCCGGAGATGCAGTGTGACATCCTGAGGAGGCTGTTCCAGACAGACCCCGATGTCATCGAGTACCTGCTGCGCAGGAAGTTCCCTGACTTCCCAAGGGGCTCCTCAGGGCACGGGGGCAG GAGCCCAGAGCGTGAGGGTGGCGGGGAGGACCTCGCTCTGTCCGCACGGCCCGGCTGGACACACAGCCTGGAGCGAGGCTCggtctcctcagagctgtaCAGCAACGTCTCCTTCCTCAACCTGGATGTTGGCATCTAG